The nucleotide window GCTTCCAGAATTGGTCGCTGATGGGGCTTCCACCGTTGACGATTGACGACTTGACCGTTCTTTCCACCCTTATTTTCAGCAAAACACCCCTTGAAAATGACTGTGCGAGGAACGCCAACTTGCGGGTTCTTCGTCAGGGCGATGGAAGAAAAATCTGTAATCGGTTGTCCAGACGAAGCACAACATTGAAGGCATGCAACTCCGAAAAGAATGAGACGTCTTATATCTTTCTGCATAATGTACAGTAGCTCGTTATGTACAAAGAAGTGAAAACTTCTAACTATAATTTGCTCGAGTCCTGAGGAGTATCACTGGAAGGATCCATTTTGCACTCAATCCTGATGGCTGACAACCATGCATCCACctggaaggaagagagagacctTAGTCATGTTACAGCGCAGGGAATCATCCAGATTCCGGAAGCAAGTATCATTAACCTTTTGTTGAGGAATAAACAAAGTACAGGCAAACTCTAAGGAAGTTGAAGCGCCCAATGATTCCGCTATTTCATGCTGAGCAGGACACAGAAGCGTACATCTTACAGACTATTTGAAGTTTCAATTTAACAGAAATACAAGTCAGACCGTCTCATTTCTCCTACACATGATCCAGTTGGATCACTTGTTTATGTTAACTAAGGAAGTATTAACCGAGTTCCATGAAGTCCCAAAACAGCTCTTCAGCAAATTCATGCACGAGAGCTAAGACGAGCATTTATCTTCGCATGCAAACATCAGAAAGCTAAGGTTTGATGAAGAATATTCAGGTTAAAATAATTGGTAGACCACCACGAGCATGCTATATATTGCCAGACTTTGGAATTCTTTAGAAAAGTGCCTAAAATTGCACCAATAAAGAATGGCGTACCTGTACTTTGGAAGAACTGGAGCACTCATAGCGAAGCCCTTGACGAGTGAGCATAGAAAATGAATATCTGGTTTCATTTTCATGGTGTATGAAACTTGGTAGAACGCCAACTTCAACAATTTCGGTCAAAAGAATGGAGTCTTGAGGGCTCAAATCTGCAACCAGAGAAACATCTTATATTTAGTGAGACGCTATGCaataaaacttaaaatcaaccggaaaataactttaaatcagacttgttcctttttttctttgccaACTATGGTGCTTTCATCAAATTTGAAGAAAAGGACAGACAACACCAAGCGTTCCTCTTTATCCCAAATGTGAGAAACAAACATGCAATGTACTTGCTGTATGATGGCATATTTACGATTTCTGGTGTCCACGCCAGTGGCATTATAGAACTTGTTAGGAAGAACTTTGAACATCCCACGGAAGAACAACCAAACATTAACGAAATGCCAAGAACGATGGGGAAAACTGAAGGAAATCGAATAGAACAGAATAAATAACAGAAATAAACAAGATTAGGGTTTCCTAATCACCAACTAATCccccaaaagagaaaaagcgcCCTTTAAATGGGGCCGCAATCTAACAAAATGATATTGGATCCTGGATCCAGTTACACGAACCAAATGCTAAGTAAAAGAACCACAAATCAATAAATACGAATAGCACTGCGTCAGGATTCTGAACTCAAATGAAACCATTTCCCATTGTtatcatataaaagaaaaggaagaaatagaACTCAGTTCTTAATTTCGATGTAATGCACATCAATGGAGCTAATCATAAACCAAGCATTCTCTCCGTCAAAAGTCAAAGAAGTTGGAAAGATGAGTTCGCACTCAATACCCCAGTTCAAGGATGTGGAAGCCACATTATGTctttaaaaatatacatttgtATTACAATAAGATCAGATAGAAGTTATAACAAAAGTTAACATGGACCTTGCAGCTTTGGTAGGTTGCTCTGGTCCCCACTACAATATGAAATTCACAAGGTTTTGGAACAATTCTAGAACCTACATTTATGAAAGAAcggaaataaataagaaatctTCTCCACTCGGCTGTCGGGGAAATGAATGTGAGAAAATTGGTTGGCTACATAGAGGCTTCGACAATTATGTGATGAATGTTGACTCAACTTGTGGTTTGTTGAACCGTAGAAACCcttgagaaagaaattgcaTATTAGCAGACATTGTTTGGTTACACTATGTTCGTTACAAATGAAAATTAGGAAAATGGATACAGAAAGAGAAATTACAAGAGAAAACCTTTCAGACCTTTTTGTTGGCTTCGGACTACATCAAAAGTACCTAAGATGATCTCAAGAACAAGAGTTTTCAATCAATCGTATtcagaaatatatgtatataagagaCCAATAGTTCACATGTCCATAAGTTCACCATGCAAATATGACATTCATAACGCAAGCACTAGGAATTTAAATGACATCGGAAAAGGAAATCTGCACTTTAGCTTGTGTTGACTAAAACGATGTTTTCAAAGTCCATAAAGCATTATATAACtcaaataaaagatgaaaacaaGGATTTCATTAAGATGATTGCCTGATGAGTGCAAGTATAAAAAGATGCATGATCCATGAAGGACCATGAAATGTTGAAGCCAGTCATCTATATCTGCATCATCAACAGGTGGTTCCCAAGGCAGAGCCGTCCATCTCTGCAAATATATAGTGAAAATAAAGTGATGTTATTATCATAATCAGCATTCACTTattggaaacaaaaatttaCCAAGTATGTAAGCAGGTCAAAAATTACAGTTCGTGTATACAGATAGCCAGCAAGCCGTGCAGATCTTAAAATCTCGTCAACATGTTCCAATCTGCggccaaaaagaaaagaacaaaacgaATTAGTTTGCAAAATCTCTATCTTAGAAGGTCTAGTTATTGGATAAAAGTCAAAATTCCTTCCATACTTGGGTAGATGTCTTATACCCATTTTTCACTTGTTACAAACACAATGTATAACTTTGTGTTAGTTGTAGTGGTAGTGATGCAGATGATAACAGAAAATAATAGGACCAGCAAAGGCAGTTTCTTGAAACCACCGTTTCTCTTCTGAAGATTTTCTTTAACACTTCTTTAATTTTCAGAACGTCCCAGTCAGGGCATTTGTTACACTGAAATCGGTGGTTGAAGCTATCTTGTGACTGATTTAGGCTTTCTGCTTGTTGACCAATCTTTGAGTTGGTATTTGGTAATAGTCActcaaattttttcttcaaaacttttcACTTGTGGATGTCTACGTGTGTTTTCttttatgtgtatatgtacatgAAGAAATTATGAGACTGCAAGTCACAAAATAACAGCAAATGCTGCAGTCAGAAACATGGCTGTCGAAGTGTCGCGTTCCTTAACATTGACTTAGACACAAGGAATTACTTTACATGATACTTTGTCTTTTTCATAAATTCACTTTTATTTTCCATCAATCTACAGCCTGCCAAGCCCTATTAACCTGTCAGAAAGTGCTTAATCCTGGATACATTAGGTATCTCAAGTAGTATTTTCCACTATTCCACATAGCACAAGAGCCTGTTTGACTTGCATGTTTTGTATCTGGTTCTATTATCCTAAATGGTGCCACGTATATCCTGGGCTGGTATAACATTCATTTAACATGGATCACAGACTTGGAACCTATCAACATCTGAATAGAGGTCTCACACTTGCAAATTTGTGCTCCTATCAAGCCATATTAATAGGTAGTACCGATTAATCAGAATCTTTGCCCCCGTACTACTATTTTTCTGTGACCAATGCTGTTGTGTTCAGTATAAACAAAACTATCCATGATTTAGTTTAATTCTAAGATTGTAGATGTTGgtctatatatattatatagtcTATTAGCAGAATTAACACCAGCACTATACCAGCAGCTAATCCAATCGTTGACTAACAAACTACTGTCCTACCCTCTCAAATTAACTTTTACCTAGTGCATTCCACCAAGTTAAAACTTAGAAAATTAGACAAACAGAATACACAGCTGTCAGGTCTAGTAGCAAAAGTCCTCCATGAGCATAAAGTCAGTATGTAAAAGGACATGCTGTATTTTGTACATATTACctaaatatatgtatatctacacccactttttttcttttttcttcttttgtgggGGTGTGGGGTTGGGGAGTTCCTTTCTCTGCCGTTCAAATCTAGATGTTGCATGATGAAACACAAGAAATAGCTAGGAATCCAGCTTCACTGACATATAACTGGCCTCATTCTTGCACAGTggacaatatatacatataggaGAGATGAAGAGACAAGAAGAAAGACTAACAACCAAACAGTCTTACTGTGCTTTAAGATGTGCTTCCCTCTCCTCTGCAGTAGCAATCTCCAAACGAATTGATTCAATTTCTGCTTTAGTCAATTCAACCTAAAAATTATCCACCATATCAGTATATGAAATTGATACTTTAAATATCATAACCAAGACGACTAATTAAGTATTTAaccttttcatcattttctgagCCAGATATCCAGGGTATCCTTGGTAAACTAAACATCTTCCGCAGAGATGATGGCCTAAATAGCCTCTTCTTGACCCAGAAACTGCCATATgggaaaaaagtaaagaatCAGGAAGTCTACGATGCAACGTacattgttgaacttcaatagCTCAAAGAGCAAGCAGACCCCAATACATATCCCTTAAAACCTTAAATTATGTTGCTCTGGTGTTTGTAAATTCCCATACTTTTCTGATGATGGGATGTTGGCAGATGATTCTGGAGTTCCAAAGTACTCTTGGATAACACGGCTTCCTCCAAGGCTGTCATCAGAGTTGTTTCCTGCTTCCTACAAAAGGGAAAATACCTTATCGTACATTACAGCTTATAATATATAGAATTCAACTTTCTAGACCTGCAACACAAGCTAAAATTCATTCTTATTTATGCTCAACATAAGCTGCATACCATGCAAGGGatctgctttatgaataactCAATGTAATAGGCCTCAGGACCAGATAACTGTTTCCATATCCCACCTAAATTTTATTGCCTATGCTTGTTCCACTGAAACACTGAGAATCATCGCAGATAACAAAGTGCAAGTCTGATCTCGGATCCAGAGCTACTACAAACATCACCAAGCAGATGTCTCTGcaatcaaatatgtaaattagTTCTCAATCTAACATCATCTCATAAGGCAATAGAAGGTCAAGATTCAAAGCATGGCTCATAAAGGAAGAGACAAGCTTCCCATTAATCTGATGAATGTAGAAGACTGGCAAAGATAAGCTTCTGACATAATGGCCATCTTACACATTCAGGGGATACTTGAATGTAAGCTGAAAGCAGatggtgaaaagaagaaaactcacaaaagaagcaaaagggCAAGCATAAACAGTAACTGGCATGTGTTCCCAGTGAGATGCACTTTGTATAGTCTATAGCAGATAGGTGACTACAGTTGTGGGAACAAAACGTACAACATAGCATTTCAAATTATCGGGCTATGGGGAATCGGACTATGGGGATACAACATTTCAAACTACAAGGCTACGGGGTTACGGTAGTACATGCATGAATATACATACAATTATGCATATGGGTTTTACAGTATGTAACCCAATAACAATGAAAAGTAgtgcaacaaaagaaaaatatgtaatcCACCCAAAGCAACTGAAAGGTAAGTGTTTAAATCAAGTAaatagattttaaataaaaacaaaatgaggGTTTCCCTGATTCATTTCTGGCTCAGACCTGGACTTAATTTAAACTGTGCACAGGGCAACCTTATTTACATGCCCTCATGTCTAGCCACATCCATAGAAGTGCTTGTCCTAAACTCCTAGACCAACGTTTCATAGTACAAAATAGTGACTAAATGGGTCTATTGAACTGAAAAGTGCCAAATGCTTATAACCCATTTGCCATGTTGAACACAATCCTCTGAACTGGTAGGAAGCATATACCTCAAGCAATCACATGCTCGATTTTCTAACATGTACCCTGAGGTAGTCGAGACTGTAGGCTGCCTTTCAACAATTAACCACTTTCTACGCATTCAACAGGTATGGTTACATCTATTGATGAAATATGCTGATGAATGATTAAGTAATTAAATATCATCAGAAATACAAAATGAGAAAGGCAAACTACCAGAGAATTTTTTAATATAGCAAAACAAAATTATCTTCAACTGAATAAAATCGTACCATATTGAGCACTTGGCATTTCTAACATTTCACTAATTTCTGTTCTAATTGCGATCAGCCTTGGGGTGATAATTTTGATTCTGACGTTTTCAGGTGATGTCACAGATAATACTACAAACCTACTGTAGTTTCATTTCCACAACATACTTCGGACACAGCAGAAAAACTTGGTTCCATCCAAATTCTACTTCCTACCCTGGTAACAGCAAGTTCAACTGCAATTCCTAAATGAAGCAATCAACTGTTTACTGGTCTATAAATCATGGACCTCTAGATTTTGTCAACGAATAGAGATTCTAGAGATTCATTTAACTACAAGTTTTGGCATCCAAAGGCAACAGAATGGAGAATAAATTCAACAGTCCAACCTCCATCCAGTGTAGCTAATCCAAAAACAGCTTGGCCCGTGGCATGACAATGTTTGGCTTCTGAAAAGGCCATTAAATGAATTGTACAAGTGAGACAACTCAAACTCAGTATTTAACCGTATAACATGCTAACTTCTAATTAAACATGTCCCTATCAAAAGAAGAATCATTGAACGATGGAGATACCAGAATATACTATTCCTGCATGTCTTTTTATACACCTTATCAGTGTTCATTTCATCTTACACACTCATCTGGATACCAAAAGCAAATGAgccaggaaaagaaaatgaactggAATTTGTGTCCCCAACTCACCCACCAGATAACATTAGTCTGGACTAGgggttcaatttttttcatgtcaCACTTCAGTTCTTACGCTTGCCAGGAAAAATCTTCGCCCAAAACTTAACCTATAATTCCAGTTCCAAATATCATACCTTGACCATGTAGACTTAAAGGCTTAAAGTGCGAGCGTCTAAGATATCTCAGCCATCATTACTCCACCTTCTTCAccggaaaaaaaaaggcagaaagtACTAAAATTGTTTGCCACGATCTATCTGCAAAATCTTCTCCAAGCAAATAGCGGCATCACTCAATTGACAAAATTCAGAATCCACTTTTATCCAAAATTAGTAAAACCACCCACAATAACCATGTTCAACGCTCCCAACAGTTTACAAATTCATATGCTAGAGTCGCATGAAACAGTAAACCTCACCCTAAATCTAAATAAAGTCAAGTAAACAAACAACAAGGCCCTAGAGCACAATCAGTCATAAGGTCTAATCTCACGAATCAAACATCTAAGACAGAATTCAACTGATAAAGACAAGACCGAAGTAGACCATCATCTCGAACTAAGATCACACAACTACAAGGAGCAAAATAGGAACGGAAAAAACTTAATCACTAGATAATTACCCAATCTCCTCGTTGATCGGCAGGAACCTGGAAGAGCAAACTGCAGAGCAATCAACCATTGGCCGGGAACATCCACAGAACCGGAAAGTGAAACCTATACGGTTTCTCGACGGGCGAGAATAAAACAGAACCAAATCAAAGAAAGGTTAGTTTGCAAGAAAGCTTTTGACGTACAGGGATGGGAATGAAGGCACCCGTTGGAACTCCTCCCGTTccatttttctacttttttacGGAAGCCTGCataatgattttatttttgcagAATCAGGGCTAGGTGAGGGAACAGTTCGGAATCCTCggttcattttcaatttcaaatttccGTCCAACTTTAGTCTATTTTACGTCTAGGTGCTCACGTCTGAGAGTACGGGGGAAACAGCCGCGGCGTTCTGGTGGGAAAAGCGATCATATAATTTGTCAGTGGTGGACCAATGACACAGGGCCACGTGTCCAGCGCGTATGTAGGTGCGGTTTCTTGCATCAGCGGTTGGTCAACACCGTGGAGGGGGTGTCGACAATGTTGAAGGAAGTCCGATACGTTGGATCGAATCGGTAGTTAAGGATCCGATTCTCATAACTGGGCCTCCGGTTCGTGTGCGTCTCACTCGAATCCCCACTTTATTCTTCAAATATTCTAAAGCAGGATTATTCGAATCGGTTCCACTGTATGTTCCTTTCCTAGTGATAACCAATTTATCCGTAAACTTATCTTGCAATaaataaggttttgtttattGTATGAAATAATTTAACGTGGTATACGGtaaatttttgtagaaaaaaatacatgattAAATTTTACCCTCCTTACCCTCCTTTGATTTGAGGCCATTTTTTATTGCAAAGAagttttttgcatggtaaaattaaGTACATGgtagtctttttttttgttaaaaattgcACAATTCAAGCGTCCTTTTTCCAGCTTCCGAaccattaataaaaaatataaacattaaaAGAGTTTGAAGGTCAGGAATTAAATGTTGATAGTGTAGATTTGCAACTCAAGTCTTTCCCATTGCTTTGGTTGATCAACTTGAGAACCAATGTTACCAAAATCcactttggatttgaatatgaaatcctAATGCTTTAAAGAATCGGTTAACTACATCAGAATTCAAATCTTTTTGTGGATCAAATCCACTTAACAATGTGTTTCTAATTCAAAGAATCAAAGGatgaggaaaataagagaatcACAAATATACAAAGGCAtaaacacttgaaaaaaaaacaagtaatagaaaattaataaaaggtACAAGTAATTGAAATCTGTCGGATGTTGCCATATGACAACCTGGGCACCACGCTGCCTAAATGAGCCcgatgatttattttttaatattattttattttaatataaatataattatataatttattgtaattaattatgttatatattaaattatattaagAATGAGCTTGATCAAGCTGACCGAACTGTGGTCTGGTCCGAACCCATCTGGCGATGCGCTGACTGGGCTGGAACGGGGCAGGTGGGACGACCGCGAGTCGATTTAGAAAGGCGCGtaattttaaacgaaaaaacTACGGCCTAGTTGGCACGTGCGCCACGGTAGCATCTGGGCTTCATACGAAATATGAAGGTTAAAACACAAATTTACCCTTTGACGGTTATTCTGGAGGACGGAAAGGGGGAGGCCTTGGATTTGGGATGGATCACCTTTTCATCGAATCCGATTTGAACAGCAAATCATCTTCTTATCACTCTCAACGTTATATTTTATTCCTCCAAGATTATACTTTATTTTAAGTTTTGAGTGAATACAATGCATCTTTTAACTTTGGGGGGTCGTTTTTCAAACATAAACATGCATGACAAAAGCCAGCGACCACATAATTCAAATTCCCTAATTCTTTAGGGACATGGGCagaaccaggattttttttatgagcgGGCCAATAGTCCAAATTCTGGATCTAGGTAAAGCTAAACTAAACCTGAATGCAAACAATACATGacacaattaaaaattttcaattttttcaatataattttttttttttcaattgactGAGGTCGGGCTATGGCCTAGGCAGACCCTCTCCTCCCTTTGCCCCTGTTTAGGGCCCGTTTAATGGTTTTGAAACATAAggataaaaataaatttctagaaatatCTTTTAAGGAAAAATGAAACCGGAAAGTTGGTGCCTATTTCAATTATGTTGTATGTTTGATGGGGTTGAAAAATGTTTCTTGAAAAgttatttcttaatttgatCGAATGGGAAGAAAATGGTTGAACCTAATTCTAGGTTACCAAgtcaaaaatcaaaactagactCAAGCTGACTATGGTCTTCTCATTCAGACGTGTAATTCAAAACTAaccaaattaaattgaaagaaagTCACGCCTAGTTGAGGCGCCTAAACAACTTAAGCTTGTTGTGAAAGTTGTTGATGCATTGATGAAGGTACACTCACAACTTTGGTGGATGGCCATTTAATTACTACTCGACTATACTCATATAATTTGTCCATCATTTACTAAGTGAAAAGCTGAGAAACTTTTTACCTTTTGATTTTAACTTTCTTGCCAGACAATATCGATTTTGGCTAGCCTTAAACGCACCCTCTTAAAAGTTTGCTCTCCAACTTTAAGACACGGAACCTCTTCGTTTGTTTCAAGAAGCCGTAGCATTGTTGGTCGGACTGGTGGGTTAGTAATTTTTGACTGtaaatgatgatgaatgtgcGACGCTTTAGGTGACAGGTATATTGTTCCTTTAGGTGACAGGTATATTGTTCCTATTATAAGTCTTGAAACAACTTTAAATTtcataaacatgaaaagaaaaaatttcataaacatgagaagagaaaaagggactTCGACATCATCAAAGTATCCCCTCTCCccgtttttatttttatcattttagcTTAAAGTATGTAAGAAATTCATATTTGTGCGTTTTTCGAGAGAAACCAGATCGTGTTGAGAATCTCTCCGGAGCATTTAGTCTGGATTGGGGTTCAAATCACGAATCTAATCCACGTACGTGatcttccaaaataaaaaaatattgttcttctTTTTAGTAGAAActcataataaaaaaaggataaGTTATGAAATATTGAGGAGAAGTTGGACCTAATGAGTTACTTGACAAAATATGGGAATATGGAATTTCTGGATGTatctaactaaaaaaaaagggaaaaaaacccATAAATGGATCCAAACtctacataaaaaaaacttcatttagGCCCCATAAAATTTATAGAAATTATACAATGGGCctcaaggaaaaaaattggcTCCGCCATTGTCAATTTCTCTCATAAGTTATGGACAtttattttggagttttaaTTTTGAACAACACAAGTTACACAACTATAGTTTGGGTAAATAACAAATTATTTATCTCATAAGTTACGGACATCTATTTTGGAGTTTTAATTAACCACACCTATCGTTTGGGTGAATAACAATGACCAGTAAGCTTTTGAACGTTGAGAAATATGTATCCAACATTTTGCGTATATGTTCAAGGAACCACCTACTATCAGAAAATGTTAGTCTTATATAGAATGACAAAGATACTCAAATTGAGGACGAAAAATATCTGTTGTTGATGGAGGAaaggttttttccttttaggatagtttttttttgcctcttcacacacacacacacacatatatatatatatatatataaagcttcAATTAATAAtggatctttcaaaaaattctatTAATAGTTGAACCACTCTTTATTAAGTGGGCAACGCGGATGCGGACTCGGTTTTACGAAAATCAAGTTTGTTTTTaataagttttgaaaacttAATTTACTCGTTTGGTGAAGGTAGTCAAGTTTTTCACTTCCGTTTACGAAGTGAGGCAACATTAGGTTATTCAAAAACGCAATTTCAATGAGATCCAAACACTCTAAAGACCTgactttattatatatattttatattaaaaattttcattttttataatcggaccaggcccgggcccgagttATGGGCATTGGGCTGATTCAGGCCCGGGGCTTATCAGGCTgggccgacccgatgcccaggtctacACACACGTCCAGTCCAAATGCAGTTAAGAGCCTCATTCGAGTTTTTTTTCAAGAAGTGGTTGGTTTGTTAACCTCCCATTCAACCAAAATTTGTCAATCCTTGTTATGATATCAATGACTAACAAAGTTTACCCGAAAGTGGAAGAAAGATTTTATTTCACCCGTTAAATGTGGTGTTCCTTGAGTTTGTCTCCCTTTCATAAGCGTTCGTGGTAACCACTTTACCAAACAGGCAGCATTTTggaattaaataaaatattgtttaacACCAATTAGAACGTGCAAACTAATTCTCGCTGAACGACGTCATAGGAACAGCGTTTTATCGTAAACAATGTCCACTACATATTTCTTGTTTGGTATGTGAATTaaattttgcaagttttttcTGAGAAAGAATAAGCTAATTTTAAGTATAGAGAGAATGCGAGGTCAGATAAGTTACATCGGTCGTTATTATCACACGCTCCCATTCGCGTGCCTAAGTAGGATTAGACAGAGTCGTGCCAAGCTATTAGCATTAATTTTGATCTCTTTGATCCCACTAACCGCCAAAGCGACGGAGCGGGATTTCTCTCTTTTGTACGCGAACACGGAAGAGCTCTTTGCACTCGAATTCCTTAACCAAGTGCCACCTTACCTTTGCTTTGCCCGCACGATTTGTGGGAACGGAAATGCGCGAACCAATCGCGCCGGCCGGTCGGAAAAGTTGGGAGATTCAAGATGTCCGGCACTGTACTACTTTCCGTTGTCATACATCTCCGGCGGTTGATGGAGAACACAATGGAAAAATAAACGGCTGAACTCGACACTCAAAGGTTCGTGGATTTCGAGAACTCGAAAGAGTTTAAATGGTTTGGTTAGGTCGATTCGACACATAAGTCACGCTTTTAAAAGATGGACAAAAACAAGTGTGGCCGTGACCGCCACGGACCCAGCCGGAGGCGGGAAAACCAGCCGGCAGGTCCGGCACCGTCTTCTTTCAGTTTTAGCCGGACTGGAGGCCGCCGCGGCTTCACCAGGAAGGTGGCCGACCGGCGATATTAGTCAAACGCCTATTTGGTCACATCGCGGCCGGAGCAGGGTC belongs to Nymphaea colorata isolate Beijing-Zhang1983 chromosome 13, ASM883128v2, whole genome shotgun sequence and includes:
- the LOC116267284 gene encoding uncharacterized protein LOC116267284 isoform X2; translated protein: MEAGNNSDDSLGGSRVIQEYFGTPESSANIPSSEKYGNLQTPEQHNLSFWVKKRLFRPSSLRKMFSLPRIPWISGSENDEKVELTKAEIESIRLEIATAEEREAHLKAQLEHVDEILRSARLAGYLYTRTRWTALPWEPPVDDADIDDWLQHFMVLHGSCIFLYLHSSDLSPQDSILLTEIVEVGVLPSFIHHENETRYSFSMLTRQGLRYECSSSSKVQVDAWLSAIRIECKMDPSSDTPQDSSKL
- the LOC116267284 gene encoding uncharacterized protein LOC116267284 isoform X3 — translated: MEAGNNSDDSLGGSRVIQEYFGTPESSANIPSSENFWVKKRLFRPSSLRKMFSLPRIPWISGSENDEKVELTKAEIESIRLEIATAEEREAHLKAQLEHVDEILRSARLAGYLYTRTVIFDLLTYLRWTALPWEPPVDDADIDDWLQHFMVLHGSCIFLYLHSSDLSPQDSILLTEIVEVGVLPSFIHHENETRYSFSMLTRQGLRYECSSSSKVQVDAWLSAIRIECKMDPSSDTPQDSSKL
- the LOC116267284 gene encoding uncharacterized protein LOC116267284 isoform X1 — encoded protein: MEAGNNSDDSLGGSRVIQEYFGTPESSANIPSSEKYGNLQTPEQHNLSFWVKKRLFRPSSLRKMFSLPRIPWISGSENDEKVELTKAEIESIRLEIATAEEREAHLKAQLEHVDEILRSARLAGYLYTRTVIFDLLTYLRWTALPWEPPVDDADIDDWLQHFMVLHGSCIFLYLHSSDLSPQDSILLTEIVEVGVLPSFIHHENETRYSFSMLTRQGLRYECSSSSKVQVDAWLSAIRIECKMDPSSDTPQDSSKL